The DNA window TTTTGTCTATAATTCTAAGAGCAGGGCTTTCGCGCAAGTCACCAACATTTTCCTTATAAGAAATCCCCAGCACGCCAATTTTTGTGCCTTTGACGGATTTTTTTATTTCATTTAATTTGTTTTGCAATAATTCAACCGTGTAATCGGCCATTCCATCATTGATTACTCTAGCTGCTGTCAGAAATTTGTGTTCAAATTGATTTTCCTTGCCTTTTTCAATCATATAGTAGGGATCAACCGGGATGCAGTGTCCGCCGACTCCGCAACCGGGCCGGTGAGCCATGAACCAGTATGGCTTAGTGGAAGCTCCTCTCAAAACATTTGTTATGTCAATTCCGATTCGCGCGAAAGACATTGCCATCTCATTGACAAAGGCGATATTAACGTCGCGGAAAGCGTTTTCCAGGATCTTTACCGCTTCCGCCTCGCGGATATTATCCATTGGCAAAATTTCCGCGTCAATTATGCTTTCATAAAATTCTTTCGTTTTTCTTAGCCCTTCTTCATCAAATGATCCGATAACTCTCGGGATATTGGAAACATTCCATTTCTCGTTCCCCGGATCAACGCGCTCCGGACTGTGTGAAATAAAAACATCTTTTCCCACAGTATAGCCGGCTTTTTCAAAAATCGGCTTAACAACCTCTTCGCTCACTCCAGGATTAACGGTGGATTCCAAAATAACCAAAGAACCCGGCTTCATGTTTTCTGCTATTGTCCGGGAAGCGTCAGTGACATGCTTCAAGATCGGATTATGTTTCTCGTCAACCGGTGTCGGAACGGCGATAATGAAAATGTCCATAATACGCATCAGGCGGGGATCATGAAAGGTCTGAATTTTAACTTTCGGCAGGATAGCGTCTAAAAATTTTTCGTTGAATATATTTTCTCCGTTTTCAATGCGCTTTAGTCTCTCAATGTCCGTGTCAAACCCATAGACCTCATAGCCCTTGCTGGCCGCGATAGCCGCCAATGGAAAGCCGACATAGCCCATACCCACAATACAAACAACCGGCTTTCCAGAGGAAGCCGCTTTAGCACCGCCGGCGGGCTTTGTTTCGCCCTTTTCCTGAAGCAATTGGTCCAGTTTGGCGTTAATTTCTTCTATTTCATTTTTCTCAATATTTTGAAACATAACTCCATATTAAAACTTAAGCCTTTATATTCTACACCGCGCCCAAGAAGGCCGTCAAATTCAAAAAATAATGTATTTCTCCCAAACAAAGCAATTTAGCACACCTGCTTTATTCTGTCAAGAATCTTCCAAGACAATTAAGAATTTTCGGGCCATATTTAAATTCTCCAAGGTTTTTAGAAGTTTCCAAAAGCCTTAAATAAGCCTCTTTTGGCAAATTTAAGCCAAAGTCCTTGACAAAAACTAGATTATGCTATATTCTAGAAAGTCCTAAAAATGGGCAATTGTAACTTGAAAATTTAAATCCCGGCCGTCAGGCTAGACAAAAGAAAGGAGGATGTATGAACCCTTTAACAATTCCTTTACCAGGATCCCAAAAATTTGAAAAACAAGGAGGTGTTGTAAAAAAAATTAGAACCTTATTTCAAGTTTTTTCAACTCTGCGTTTGTGTGATGAAGAGATAACTACGGAATATCTCCGGGGTAAACTTTTAATCCGCCTCGATAAAATAGAAAAGGACTATGCGCAAGGTGTTGATTCCTATTCGGTCGCTTGTGATGAAATGTATGCGGTGCTACCGATACATATAAAAATCAGAGCAAAGATCAATAGAGCGAAAAGTAGTTCAGAGCTATTGGTATTAAAAGTTCTAATAGACATACTTTAAACTTAAAAAAGAAGGTCGAGTGGAACTTAGGTATATTGGATTGAAACTTGACATTAATGTTTTTTGAAAGGAGGAAACATGAAAGGAAAGACAAAAAAGTTATTGCTTTTTATGCCAA is part of the Candidatus Moraniibacteriota bacterium genome and encodes:
- a CDS encoding nucleotide sugar dehydrogenase — protein: MFQNIEKNEIEEINAKLDQLLQEKGETKPAGGAKAASSGKPVVCIVGMGYVGFPLAAIAASKGYEVYGFDTDIERLKRIENGENIFNEKFLDAILPKVKIQTFHDPRLMRIMDIFIIAVPTPVDEKHNPILKHVTDASRTIAENMKPGSLVILESTVNPGVSEEVVKPIFEKAGYTVGKDVFISHSPERVDPGNEKWNVSNIPRVIGSFDEEGLRKTKEFYESIIDAEILPMDNIREAEAVKILENAFRDVNIAFVNEMAMSFARIGIDITNVLRGASTKPYWFMAHRPGCGVGGHCIPVDPYYMIEKGKENQFEHKFLTAARVINDGMADYTVELLQNKLNEIKKSVKGTKIGVLGISYKENVGDLRESPALRIIDKIKNLGADLLTFDPFVPQLSNTNSLEEILSKSEALVLVTMHNEFKNIPVEDFVKNGIKVIVDGRNCLDKKAIREAGIIYVGIGR